In one window of Nocardiopsis aegyptia DNA:
- a CDS encoding O-methyltransferase, producing the protein MEDGPLADAYDAGVRSATAPVDAATGAALRFLAAAIGARAVVEVGTGCGTSGIWLLRGMATDGILTTVDTRAEFQEYARTAFSRAGFGAGRARLIRGSALEMLPRLTDGGYDMVFVDADPESAPHYLSEARRLLRPGGVVVFNDATPVPSEPDGPLRVPDPAETAVREVIQQVREDESLIPLLLPIGQGLLAVIRGA; encoded by the coding sequence ATGGAGGACGGCCCCCTGGCCGACGCCTACGACGCGGGCGTGCGCTCGGCGACCGCCCCGGTCGACGCCGCCACGGGAGCGGCCCTGCGGTTCCTGGCCGCGGCGATCGGCGCCCGCGCGGTGGTCGAGGTCGGCACGGGATGCGGCACCTCGGGGATCTGGCTGCTGCGGGGCATGGCCACCGACGGCATCCTGACCACCGTCGACACGCGCGCCGAGTTCCAGGAGTACGCCCGCACCGCCTTCTCGCGCGCCGGGTTCGGCGCCGGTCGGGCGCGGCTCATCCGGGGCTCGGCCCTGGAGATGCTGCCGCGGCTGACCGACGGCGGCTACGACATGGTGTTCGTGGACGCCGACCCCGAGTCGGCGCCGCACTACCTGAGCGAGGCCCGCCGGCTGCTGCGCCCGGGCGGCGTGGTCGTGTTCAACGACGCCACACCCGTCCCGTCCGAGCCGGACGGCCCCCTGCGGGTCCCCGACCCCGCCGAGACCGCCGTGCGCGAGGTGATCCAGCAGGTCCGCGAGGACGAGTCGCTCATCCCGCTGCTGCTGCCCATCGGCCAGGGCCTTCTCGCTGTGATTCGGGGCGCTTGA
- the dapC gene encoding succinyldiaminopimelate transaminase encodes MADRRPVTDRLPTFPWDRLAPYKATAAAHPDGIVNLSVGTPVDPVPASVQSALAESSDTPGYPLTWGTAELRSSISAWLERRHGVGVAEGAVLPTVGSKELVAWLPTLLGLSAGHTVVHPELAYPTYDVGARLAGATPVPADGLASLGPAPVELVWVNSPSNPTGRVLGAAHLRKVVEWARERGAIVASDECYLDLGWDGTEPLSILHPDVCGGSHDNLLALHSLSKRSNLAGYRAAFVAGDPALVGELLDVRKHAGMIVPAPVQAAMRAALDDDSHAAEQKERYRARRARLRAAFEGAGWRIEHSEAGLYLWASHPDHDAWGAVAELAERGILVAPGEFYGAAGAGHVRVAFTATDERVEAVVGRLGSGAL; translated from the coding sequence ATGGCAGACCGGCGACCCGTGACCGACCGGCTCCCCACCTTCCCCTGGGACCGGCTGGCGCCGTACAAGGCGACCGCGGCCGCGCACCCCGACGGGATCGTCAACCTGTCGGTGGGCACTCCCGTCGACCCGGTGCCCGCGTCCGTCCAGAGCGCCCTGGCGGAGTCCTCGGACACCCCCGGCTACCCGCTCACGTGGGGCACCGCCGAGCTGCGGTCGTCGATCTCCGCGTGGCTGGAGCGCCGCCACGGGGTCGGCGTCGCCGAGGGCGCCGTCCTGCCCACCGTGGGCTCCAAGGAACTGGTGGCCTGGCTGCCGACCCTGCTCGGGCTGAGCGCCGGCCACACCGTCGTCCACCCCGAACTCGCCTACCCCACCTACGACGTCGGCGCCCGGCTGGCCGGGGCGACCCCCGTCCCCGCCGACGGCCTCGCCTCCCTGGGACCGGCGCCCGTCGAGCTGGTGTGGGTCAACTCGCCCAGCAACCCGACCGGGCGCGTCCTGGGCGCCGCCCACCTGCGCAAGGTCGTGGAGTGGGCCCGCGAGCGCGGCGCGATCGTGGCCTCCGACGAGTGCTACCTCGACCTCGGCTGGGACGGAACCGAGCCGCTGTCGATCCTGCACCCCGACGTGTGCGGCGGATCCCACGACAACCTGCTCGCCCTGCACTCGCTGTCCAAGCGCTCCAACCTCGCGGGCTACCGCGCCGCCTTCGTGGCGGGCGACCCCGCCCTGGTCGGCGAGCTGCTGGACGTGCGCAAGCACGCGGGCATGATCGTCCCCGCCCCGGTCCAGGCCGCCATGCGCGCCGCGCTGGACGACGACTCCCACGCGGCGGAGCAGAAGGAGCGCTACCGCGCCCGGCGCGCCCGCCTGCGGGCCGCCTTCGAGGGCGCGGGCTGGCGCATCGAACACTCCGAGGCCGGCCTGTACCTGTGGGCGAGCCACCCCGACCACGACGCCTGGGGCGCGGTCGCCGAACTCGCCGAGCGCGGCATCCTGGTCGCCCCCGGCGAGTTCTACGGCGCCGCCGGCGCCGGACACGTCCGGGTGGCCTTCACGGCCACCGACGAGCGCGTGGAGGCGGTGGTGGGGCGGTTGGGCTCGGGCGCCCTTTAG
- a CDS encoding 2,3,4,5-tetrahydropyridine-2,6-dicarboxylate N-succinyltransferase, with protein sequence MTSSYTSPLPDQIDELWEQRSTLTPDHSEARAVITGAIDQIDEGKARVAFVDPTTDAVVVDERAKRSILLGFKVLDMKESHVGDFYHHDRMPLKTRFDGVRVVAGAIARWGSYLAPGVVLMPSFTNIGAYVGSGTMVDTWATVGSCAQVGENVHLSGGVGVGGVLEPPQASPVIIEDDAFLGSRSMVVEGARVRTGAKLGAGTILTSSTRVFDAETGEELKRGEAPAWSVCVTANRAKSFPGGEFGMPVLLVLKRLQEGEEHDKLALNDLLREHGVNA encoded by the coding sequence ATGACCAGCTCGTACACAAGTCCGCTGCCCGACCAGATCGACGAACTCTGGGAGCAGCGCTCCACGCTGACACCCGACCACTCCGAGGCGCGCGCCGTCATCACCGGCGCCATCGACCAGATCGACGAGGGCAAGGCCCGTGTGGCCTTCGTCGACCCCACCACGGACGCCGTCGTGGTCGACGAGCGCGCCAAGCGCTCCATCCTGCTCGGCTTCAAGGTCCTGGACATGAAGGAGTCGCACGTCGGCGACTTCTACCACCACGACCGCATGCCGCTGAAGACCCGTTTCGACGGTGTCCGCGTCGTCGCCGGCGCGATCGCCCGCTGGGGCTCCTACCTCGCCCCGGGCGTCGTGCTCATGCCGTCCTTCACCAACATCGGCGCCTATGTCGGCTCCGGCACGATGGTCGACACCTGGGCCACCGTCGGCTCCTGCGCGCAGGTCGGCGAGAACGTCCACCTGTCCGGCGGCGTCGGCGTCGGCGGCGTCCTGGAGCCCCCGCAGGCCTCCCCGGTCATCATCGAGGACGACGCCTTCCTGGGCTCGCGGAGCATGGTCGTCGAGGGCGCCCGCGTGCGCACCGGCGCCAAGCTGGGCGCGGGCACGATCCTCACCTCGTCCACGCGCGTGTTCGACGCGGAGACCGGCGAGGAGCTCAAGCGCGGCGAGGCCCCGGCCTGGTCGGTGTGCGTCACCGCCAACCGCGCCAAGAGCTTCCCCGGCGGCGAGTTCGGCATGCCGGTGCTGCTGGTGCTCAAGCGCCTCCAGGAGGGCGAGGAGCACGACAAGCTGGCCCTGAACGACCTGCTGCGCGAGCACGGCGTCAACGCCTGA
- a CDS encoding anti-sigma factor family protein encodes MSTEHLGERLSALVDGELGPAEHERALIHLAKCEPCRVEADMTRRLKRRLTGLCEPEPDMDFLGRLSSLSHASSGHDDGPPGPQGPSGPAGGWGFGSSPPLGSSRPIGGFPWGGPLAAEAVPPAPAAAPAEPVRPERPARAPRRRGERLAQFLPPFPGGRYAVAGFAVATALLGTAFVAGGDAEDTPVVEPRLSDYAVEHAVTSRQVPATDVRPVHSQGPDETGSTEATR; translated from the coding sequence GTGAGCACGGAACACCTCGGAGAACGCCTGTCCGCTCTCGTGGACGGTGAACTGGGCCCGGCCGAGCACGAGCGCGCGCTCATCCACCTCGCCAAGTGCGAGCCCTGCCGCGTCGAGGCGGACATGACGCGCCGGCTCAAGCGCCGCCTCACCGGCCTCTGCGAGCCCGAACCGGACATGGACTTCCTGGGACGGCTCTCCAGCCTGTCGCACGCCTCGTCCGGCCACGACGACGGCCCTCCGGGTCCGCAGGGCCCCTCGGGGCCGGCCGGCGGCTGGGGTTTCGGCTCCAGCCCGCCCCTGGGGTCCTCGCGCCCCATCGGCGGGTTCCCCTGGGGCGGCCCGCTCGCCGCTGAGGCCGTCCCTCCGGCGCCGGCCGCCGCGCCCGCGGAACCAGTCCGGCCCGAGCGCCCCGCGCGCGCCCCGCGCCGCCGTGGCGAGCGCCTGGCCCAGTTCCTGCCGCCTTTCCCCGGCGGCCGCTACGCCGTCGCGGGCTTCGCCGTGGCCACCGCGCTGCTGGGCACCGCCTTCGTCGCGGGCGGCGACGCCGAGGACACGCCCGTGGTGGAGCCGCGGCTGTCCGACTACGCCGTCGAGCACGCGGTGACCAGCCGACAGGTTCCGGCCACCGATGTCCGGCCCGTCCACTCCCAGGGACCGGACGAGACCGGTTCCACCGAAGCGACCCGGTGA
- the fdxA gene encoding ferredoxin — protein sequence MTYVIAQPCVDVLDKACIDECPVDCIYEGDRMLYIHPDECVDCGACEPVCPVEAIYYEDDLPEQWSDYYKANVDFFDDLGSPGGASKVGKIDRDHPLIAKLPPQAE from the coding sequence GTGACCTACGTCATCGCGCAGCCCTGCGTCGATGTGCTGGACAAGGCGTGCATTGACGAGTGCCCCGTGGACTGCATCTACGAGGGCGACCGGATGCTGTACATCCACCCGGACGAGTGCGTCGACTGCGGTGCGTGCGAGCCGGTCTGCCCGGTCGAGGCCATCTACTACGAGGACGACCTGCCCGAGCAGTGGTCGGACTACTACAAGGCCAACGTCGACTTCTTCGACGACCTGGGTTCGCCGGGCGGCGCCTCGAAGGTCGGCAAGATCGACCGCGACCACCCGCTCATCGCCAAGCTCCCGCCGCAGGCCGAGTAG
- a CDS encoding DUF3117 domain-containing protein yields the protein MAAMKPRTSDGPMEVTKEGRGIIMRVPLEGGGRLVVELTPDEAVELRDALKGVVG from the coding sequence ATGGCGGCGATGAAGCCGAGGACCAGCGACGGGCCGATGGAGGTCACCAAGGAGGGTCGCGGCATCATCATGCGAGTCCCGCTGGAGGGCGGCGGACGCCTGGTCGTCGAGCTGACACCAGACGAGGCGGTCGAGCTCCGGGACGCGCTGAAGGGCGTCGTCGGCTAG
- a CDS encoding leucyl aminopeptidase, whose protein sequence is MPFATQIHPVAGNLADSTADLLVLPVLAGDDGPTEVDGVADGGLTQVLPAALRDLFTHYSLTGKAGELAQFPVVRDRGLVRLALLGVGSGSPDDLRKVGAALSRFARGSETVALAWPGTGEAAAVAFAEGVLLASYTFTLKTGETPRAKRPAATIQVVGAAELADALARGGELASATALARDLINTPSLTKDPEWMARRAREVAADSGLDVRVWDEDELAEAGFGAILAVGQGSARPPRLVQLDYTPENPTAHVVLVGKGITFDTGGLSLKPNDNMKLMKTDMSGSAIVLAVLSALRAVGAGVRVTGLLPLAENAFSGDATRVGDVLTTYSGRTVEVLNTDAEGRLVLADALGYAVAELGPDVIVDVATLTGAAKVALGTGIGALYSTDDTVAAEIERAGTDSAEPLWRMPLTEDYVETTRSRVADLANIGTRKEFGPAGATDAALFLREFVGDVPWAHLDIAGPGRSMKEDGLLSKGGTAFSTRTLLRWVGRL, encoded by the coding sequence GTGCCATTCGCCACGCAGATCCACCCTGTAGCGGGTAACCTCGCCGATTCCACCGCGGACCTGCTGGTCCTCCCCGTGCTCGCGGGGGACGACGGGCCCACGGAGGTCGACGGGGTCGCCGACGGCGGACTGACACAGGTGCTCCCTGCCGCGCTCCGCGATCTGTTCACGCACTACTCGCTGACCGGCAAGGCCGGTGAGCTGGCCCAGTTCCCGGTGGTCCGGGACCGCGGCCTGGTACGGCTGGCGCTTCTGGGGGTCGGCTCGGGTTCGCCCGACGACCTCCGGAAGGTCGGCGCCGCCCTGTCCCGGTTCGCGCGCGGCTCCGAGACCGTGGCCCTGGCCTGGCCCGGGACGGGGGAAGCGGCCGCCGTGGCCTTCGCCGAAGGTGTGCTGCTGGCCTCGTACACCTTCACGCTCAAGACCGGCGAGACGCCCAGGGCCAAGCGCCCCGCGGCGACCATCCAGGTCGTGGGTGCCGCCGAGCTGGCCGACGCCCTCGCCCGCGGCGGCGAGCTGGCCTCGGCCACCGCCCTGGCCAGGGACCTGATCAACACCCCCTCCCTGACCAAGGACCCCGAGTGGATGGCCCGGCGCGCCCGCGAGGTGGCCGCCGACTCCGGTCTCGACGTGCGCGTGTGGGACGAGGACGAGCTGGCCGAGGCCGGTTTCGGCGCGATCCTCGCGGTGGGCCAGGGCTCCGCGCGGCCCCCGCGGCTGGTGCAGCTCGACTACACGCCGGAGAACCCGACCGCCCACGTGGTGCTGGTCGGCAAGGGCATCACGTTCGACACCGGCGGGCTCTCCCTCAAGCCCAACGACAACATGAAGCTCATGAAGACCGACATGAGCGGCTCGGCGATCGTGCTCGCCGTGCTCTCGGCGCTGCGCGCGGTCGGCGCGGGCGTGCGGGTCACCGGCCTGCTGCCGCTGGCGGAGAACGCCTTCTCCGGCGACGCCACCCGGGTCGGCGACGTGCTGACCACCTACAGCGGCAGGACCGTCGAGGTCCTCAACACCGACGCCGAGGGGCGGCTGGTCCTCGCCGACGCCCTGGGCTACGCCGTCGCCGAGCTCGGTCCGGACGTGATCGTGGACGTGGCGACCCTGACCGGCGCGGCCAAGGTCGCCCTCGGCACCGGCATCGGCGCCCTGTACAGCACCGACGACACGGTCGCCGCGGAGATCGAGCGCGCCGGCACCGACTCCGCCGAGCCGCTGTGGCGGATGCCGCTCACCGAGGACTACGTCGAGACGACGCGCTCGCGGGTCGCGGACCTGGCCAACATCGGCACCCGCAAGGAGTTCGGCCCGGCCGGCGCCACGGACGCCGCGCTCTTCCTGCGCGAGTTCGTCGGCGACGTGCCCTGGGCCCACCTCGACATCGCCGGTCCCGGCCGCTCCATGAAGGAGGACGGCCTGCTCAGCAAGGGCGGGACCGCCTTCTCCACCCGAACCCTGCTGCGCTGGGTCGGGCGCCTTTAA
- the sigE gene encoding RNA polymerase sigma factor SigE, whose amino-acid sequence MKGAAVPESGPAVDFEAWEPPSWDEVVRVHSPRVYRLAYRLTGNKHDAEDLTQEVFIRVFRSLANYTPGTFEGWLHRITTNLFLDMARRKARIRFEGLADNADERLEGREPSPAQRYDDRHFDADVQSALDALPAEFRAPVVLCDIEGLSYEEIAATLDVKLGTVRSRIHRGRAQLRRALEHRRSLAAEAEGRADANAMNREAQQ is encoded by the coding sequence ATGAAGGGAGCAGCGGTGCCAGAGTCCGGCCCGGCCGTTGATTTCGAGGCATGGGAACCCCCGAGCTGGGACGAGGTCGTCCGCGTCCACTCACCCCGCGTCTACCGGCTGGCCTATCGGCTGACCGGTAACAAGCACGACGCCGAGGACCTCACCCAGGAGGTCTTCATCCGGGTGTTCCGCTCGCTGGCCAACTACACCCCCGGCACGTTCGAGGGGTGGCTGCACCGCATCACCACGAACCTCTTCCTGGACATGGCGCGCCGCAAGGCGCGGATCCGCTTCGAGGGCCTGGCCGACAACGCCGACGAGCGCCTGGAGGGCCGCGAGCCCTCGCCCGCCCAGCGCTACGACGACCGGCACTTCGACGCCGACGTCCAGAGCGCGCTGGACGCCCTGCCCGCCGAGTTCCGCGCTCCCGTGGTCCTGTGCGACATCGAGGGCCTCTCCTACGAGGAGATCGCGGCGACGCTCGACGTCAAGCTCGGCACCGTCCGCAGCCGTATCCACCGGGGGCGTGCCCAGCTGCGCCGCGCCCTGGAACACCGGCGGTCGCTGGCCGCCGAGGCCGAGGGACGGGCCGACGCGAACGCCATGAACCGGGAGGCGCAGCAGTGA
- the dapE gene encoding succinyl-diaminopimelate desuccinylase yields the protein MLDLTSDAADLTAAIVDIRSESGDEKILADAVEDALSGLDHLSVSRDGDAVVARTDLGRPRRVVVAGHIDTVPIADNVPSHVADGRLYGCGTSDMKAGVAVQLKLAALVPEPVHDVTYVFYDNEEVDASRNGLLRLARNHPEWLAGDFAILMEPTDGVIEGGCQGTMRVEVVARGKRSHSARSWMGENAIHGAGAILDVLRAYAPREPEVEGLRFHEGLNAVFIEGGVAGNVIPDECVVTVNYRFAPDLSLAEAEKHLREVFDGFEVRVVDASAAARPGLDDPSAAAFVTAVGEGKARAKLGWTDVSRFSELGVPAVNYGPGDPTLAHTRDEYAEIAPIREAEERMVAWLTGAR from the coding sequence ATGTTGGACCTGACCTCGGACGCGGCCGATCTGACCGCCGCCATCGTCGACATCCGCTCCGAGAGCGGTGACGAGAAGATCCTGGCTGACGCGGTCGAGGACGCCCTCTCCGGCCTGGACCACCTCAGCGTGAGCCGGGACGGCGACGCCGTGGTCGCCCGGACCGACCTCGGCCGCCCCCGGCGCGTGGTGGTGGCCGGGCACATCGACACCGTCCCCATCGCGGACAACGTGCCCTCGCACGTGGCCGACGGCCGCCTGTACGGCTGCGGCACGAGCGACATGAAGGCCGGTGTGGCCGTCCAGCTCAAGCTCGCCGCCCTGGTCCCCGAGCCCGTGCACGACGTCACCTACGTCTTCTACGACAACGAAGAGGTCGACGCCTCCCGCAACGGCCTCCTGCGCCTGGCCCGCAACCACCCCGAGTGGCTCGCCGGCGACTTCGCCATCCTGATGGAGCCCACCGACGGCGTCATCGAGGGCGGCTGCCAGGGCACCATGCGCGTGGAGGTCGTGGCCAGGGGCAAGCGTTCGCACAGCGCCCGCTCGTGGATGGGGGAGAACGCCATCCACGGTGCCGGGGCGATCCTGGACGTGCTGCGCGCCTACGCGCCCCGCGAGCCCGAAGTGGAGGGGCTGCGCTTCCACGAGGGCCTCAACGCGGTGTTCATCGAGGGCGGGGTGGCGGGCAACGTCATCCCCGACGAGTGCGTCGTGACGGTCAACTACCGCTTCGCCCCGGACCTGTCACTGGCCGAGGCGGAGAAGCACCTGCGCGAGGTCTTCGACGGCTTCGAGGTACGCGTCGTGGACGCCTCCGCCGCCGCCCGCCCCGGCCTGGACGACCCGTCGGCGGCGGCGTTCGTCACCGCGGTGGGGGAGGGGAAGGCCCGGGCCAAGCTCGGCTGGACCGACGTGTCCCGCTTCTCCGAGCTGGGCGTGCCCGCCGTCAACTACGGCCCCGGCGACCCGACGCTGGCGCACACCAGGGACGAGTACGCCGAGATCGCGCCGATCCGCGAGGCCGAGGAGCGCATGGTCGCCTGGCTGACCGGCGCCCGCTGA
- a CDS encoding sigma-70 family RNA polymerase sigma factor, whose translation MERVDTAERTSDAAAHALVAAARDGDRRALDALVAEYLPLIYNIVGRALDGHADVDDVVQETLVRAVRGIRKLRRPEDFRSWLVAIAMRQITDRGRARQRAFARGAGTGPDDAEDLADPGGDFTDLTIMRLALTGQRRETARATRWLDPDDRRLLSLWWLEAMGELTRDELAAALRLSNAHAAVRVQRVKAQLTAARAVVRALAHDPRCPGLADLARRWDGVPSPLWRKRFARHTRDCRTCHTGFADQVPAERLLAPLSLVPVPAGLAGSLLADPTGPLAAVLAAGAARAGWWPGFGAAVAAKPLVAGSLAATVAGSALVTGIVVYEEPRPAPPSAAATAPEQEVPAVREAPAGPVEPPEASESAEPTPEPEAVEYGSVVSGPEELPANEPPGDWPRRPEGERVRVVAGVYEDHGGFVQMVHRDEHVVLSGQGYVRVRYQLAFWDRPGSMVMPTWTGLEGRLFHVASGGGRRMDEPQSADHPDSTGMGSPEEGYIHLPEGARQIWQNEFFYLDGTVTLTHHERGASYGLAVAAMTWDGVNDDVSTGPEDGSLRYGDVHDTGDDAAPVPQYLTREETSDPAAVPQEPEL comes from the coding sequence GTGGAGCGAGTGGACACGGCCGAGCGGACGTCGGACGCGGCGGCGCACGCGCTCGTGGCGGCGGCCCGGGACGGTGACCGGCGGGCCCTGGACGCGCTGGTCGCGGAGTACCTGCCGCTGATCTACAACATCGTCGGCCGGGCTCTGGACGGGCACGCCGACGTCGACGACGTCGTACAGGAGACCCTGGTCCGCGCGGTGCGGGGGATCAGGAAGCTGCGCCGCCCCGAGGACTTCCGGTCCTGGCTGGTGGCGATCGCGATGCGCCAGATCACCGACCGGGGGCGGGCCAGGCAGCGCGCGTTCGCTCGCGGCGCCGGGACCGGGCCCGACGACGCCGAGGACCTGGCCGATCCGGGCGGCGACTTCACCGACCTCACCATCATGCGGCTGGCGCTGACCGGTCAGCGGCGGGAGACCGCGCGGGCCACGCGCTGGCTGGACCCGGACGACCGGCGGCTGCTGTCGCTCTGGTGGCTGGAGGCGATGGGCGAGCTCACCAGGGACGAGCTGGCCGCCGCGCTACGGCTGTCCAACGCGCACGCGGCGGTGCGGGTGCAGCGGGTGAAGGCGCAGCTGACGGCGGCGCGCGCCGTGGTGCGGGCGCTGGCCCACGATCCGCGCTGCCCCGGGCTGGCGGATCTGGCGCGGCGGTGGGACGGCGTCCCCTCGCCGCTGTGGCGCAAGCGGTTCGCGCGGCACACGCGCGACTGCCGGACCTGCCACACCGGGTTCGCCGACCAGGTACCCGCGGAGCGGTTGCTGGCACCGCTGTCCCTGGTCCCCGTGCCCGCGGGCCTCGCCGGATCACTGCTGGCCGACCCGACCGGCCCGCTGGCCGCCGTGCTCGCCGCCGGGGCCGCCAGGGCCGGGTGGTGGCCGGGGTTCGGGGCGGCCGTGGCGGCCAAGCCGCTGGTCGCGGGCTCCCTGGCGGCGACCGTCGCGGGATCGGCGCTGGTGACCGGGATCGTGGTGTACGAGGAGCCGCGACCGGCGCCGCCGAGTGCGGCGGCGACGGCCCCGGAGCAGGAGGTGCCCGCCGTTCGCGAAGCGCCGGCGGGACCGGTGGAGCCGCCGGAGGCGTCGGAGTCCGCGGAACCGACGCCGGAGCCGGAGGCGGTGGAGTACGGCTCGGTGGTCTCCGGCCCCGAGGAGCTGCCCGCCAACGAGCCGCCCGGTGACTGGCCGCGGCGCCCCGAGGGGGAGCGTGTGCGGGTGGTCGCCGGTGTCTACGAGGACCACGGCGGCTTCGTCCAGATGGTGCACCGGGACGAGCACGTCGTCCTGTCCGGCCAGGGCTATGTCCGCGTCCGCTATCAGCTCGCCTTCTGGGACCGGCCCGGGTCCATGGTCATGCCGACGTGGACGGGTCTGGAGGGACGGCTGTTCCACGTGGCCTCCGGCGGCGGGCGCCGCATGGACGAGCCCCAGTCCGCCGACCATCCGGACTCGACCGGGATGGGCAGCCCGGAGGAGGGCTACATCCACCTGCCGGAGGGGGCGCGCCAGATCTGGCAGAACGAGTTCTTCTACCTCGACGGCACGGTCACGCTGACCCACCACGAGCGCGGCGCCTCCTACGGGCTCGCCGTGGCCGCGATGACGTGGGACGGGGTGAACGACGACGTGTCCACGGGGCCGGAGGACGGGAGCCTGCGCTACGGGGACGTCCACGACACGGGGGACGACGCGGCCCCGGTGCCGCAGTACCTCACCCGCGAGGAGACCTCCGACCCCGCCGCGGTCCCCCAGGAGCCCGAACTCTAG
- a CDS encoding LOG family protein, with amino-acid sequence MTEEEQYRHVGPLTYRGRAVPNTTTDQRLLDARGPSDWVHTDPWRVLRIQSEFVEGFGLLSELPSAVSVFGSARIKPGTEYYDLGVAMGAKLAEAGYATITGGGPGMMEAANKGAQGAGGMSVGLGIELPFEQSLNPYIDVGMTFRYFFVRKTMFVKYAQAFVVLPGGFGTLDELFEAITLVQTNKVTRFPVVLVGRSFWAGLREWIESSLLENKLINPGDMDLLQMTDDPDEVVDIIRKSHLDIAQQQSEAARRAPGPQQ; translated from the coding sequence ATGACGGAAGAAGAGCAGTACAGGCACGTCGGCCCTCTCACCTACCGCGGCCGTGCCGTCCCCAACACCACCACCGACCAGCGCCTCCTCGACGCCCGCGGTCCGAGCGACTGGGTGCACACCGACCCCTGGCGGGTGCTGCGGATCCAGTCGGAGTTCGTCGAGGGCTTCGGCCTGCTCTCGGAGCTGCCGTCGGCGGTGAGCGTGTTCGGTTCGGCGCGCATCAAGCCCGGTACGGAGTACTACGACCTCGGTGTCGCCATGGGCGCCAAGCTCGCCGAGGCCGGGTACGCGACCATCACCGGCGGTGGCCCGGGCATGATGGAGGCCGCGAACAAGGGGGCCCAGGGCGCGGGCGGGATGTCCGTCGGGCTGGGGATCGAGCTGCCGTTCGAGCAGTCCCTCAACCCCTACATCGACGTGGGCATGACCTTCCGCTACTTCTTCGTGCGCAAGACGATGTTCGTGAAGTACGCGCAGGCGTTCGTCGTGCTGCCCGGCGGCTTCGGAACGCTGGACGAACTCTTCGAGGCCATCACCCTCGTCCAGACCAACAAGGTCACCCGGTTCCCCGTGGTGCTGGTCGGCCGGTCGTTCTGGGCCGGGCTCCGCGAGTGGATCGAGTCCAGCCTGCTGGAGAACAAGCTGATCAATCCCGGTGACATGGACCTGCTGCAGATGACCGACGACCCCGACGAGGTCGTCGACATCATCCGCAAGTCCCACCTGGACATCGCCCAACAGCAGAGCGAGGCCGCGCGGCGGGCGCCGGGGCCCCAGCAGTAA
- a CDS encoding putative acetyltransferase, which produces MHMRGRLVHRIVPDDVGQRVSVRIRLPEGGFTDIVGVVESWADHVLTLRRRDGSSVEVAESDIAASRVVPPVPPRRRGGRPPETP; this is translated from the coding sequence ATGCACATGAGGGGACGGCTCGTCCATCGCATCGTCCCGGACGACGTCGGACAGCGCGTGTCGGTCCGGATCCGCCTCCCCGAGGGCGGCTTCACCGATATCGTCGGGGTCGTGGAGTCCTGGGCGGACCACGTCCTCACCCTGCGGCGCCGCGACGGGTCGTCGGTGGAGGTCGCCGAGTCCGACATCGCCGCGAGCCGCGTCGTTCCCCCCGTCCCCCCGCGGCGGCGTGGCGGACGGCCGCCCGAGACCCCCTGA
- a CDS encoding DUF4287 domain-containing protein yields MSFQAYLDTIEDKTGLVPRALVDLAKERGYDDPSVKAGTIVRWLADDYGLGRGHAMALVHVIKKGPRISAKHVGTDGSHRDESTELWLDGKATRPAPA; encoded by the coding sequence ATGTCGTTCCAGGCCTACCTCGACACCATCGAGGACAAGACCGGACTCGTTCCGCGTGCGCTCGTGGACCTGGCCAAGGAGCGGGGCTACGACGACCCCTCCGTCAAGGCGGGCACGATCGTGCGGTGGCTGGCCGACGACTACGGTCTCGGACGCGGGCACGCGATGGCGCTGGTCCACGTCATCAAGAAGGGTCCGCGGATCAGCGCGAAGCACGTGGGCACCGACGGCTCCCACCGCGACGAGTCCACCGAGCTCTGGCTCGACGGAAAGGCGACCCGTCCGGCCCCCGCGTAG